One Methanobacterium sp. genomic region harbors:
- a CDS encoding DHH family phosphoesterase, whose protein sequence is MIKTCLECKGKGHKVLSYKVCESCHGSGVKSEVDVKKHVKGISKGAMERFDLEEEHEVPCDVCKGKGEVEVTETCEECGGKGEINVCKKCGKKIESGDYCKGCEVREKVYDLHPSCDINDLELGSHYKGKVTRVEDWGIFVSLSKKGYGLVRGRMLGHDVGDEVIVKVIDIKKAKGEVDLTLSNLKGKYELVKLRKNIARTPIGEITKKSVKRSVRIVGEVIQIQQTSGPTIFTISDETSTTWVAAFDEPGIRVYPHINIGDIVEVLGEVSIHSGKIQIESESIEKLHGKESIEARRLIDEAIDEKAMPETTEILIESEVLDKLRGRMANAAKAIRRAIFDGRSILVRHHADADGICAGVAIEKAVIPLIREINPGSDAEWHFFKRAPSKAPFYEIEDVVKDLSFSLEDMERHGQKLPLIVLLDNGSTEEDIVALIKAKIYDIEIVVVDHHYPGEVENERVAVDDYVDVHVNPYLVGGNSEITAGALAYEVAKMINPEVKESLMHLPGIAAVGDHASSEEAEKYIELAGEKGYTREDLDKIATCVDFEAFYLRFMNGRGIIDTILGLGNYDKHVKLIGALYNESQKRIKNQLRAALPNLKTQKLPNGVIFSVLDVEKYAHKFTYPAPGKTTGYVHDTMVKKYGEETPIITLSFGPDFGVIRATDAVNEKFGFNLNTIVTKLAEGIPEAGIDGGGHECAGSLKYVEGLSKKVLGAFAEEVADLGK, encoded by the coding sequence ATGATTAAAACTTGTTTAGAATGTAAAGGTAAAGGACATAAAGTCTTAAGTTACAAAGTTTGTGAAAGCTGCCATGGAAGTGGCGTAAAAAGTGAAGTAGATGTTAAAAAGCATGTTAAAGGTATTTCAAAAGGGGCTATGGAACGTTTTGATTTAGAAGAAGAACATGAAGTCCCATGTGATGTCTGTAAAGGTAAAGGGGAAGTTGAAGTAACAGAAACATGCGAAGAATGCGGGGGTAAAGGCGAAATTAATGTCTGTAAAAAGTGCGGTAAAAAGATAGAATCTGGTGATTACTGCAAAGGCTGTGAAGTTAGAGAGAAGGTATATGATTTACACCCTTCATGTGATATAAATGATCTTGAACTTGGTTCTCACTATAAAGGAAAAGTTACACGAGTCGAAGATTGGGGAATATTTGTAAGCCTCTCAAAAAAGGGTTATGGTCTAGTTAGAGGGCGAATGTTAGGCCATGATGTTGGTGACGAGGTTATTGTTAAAGTAATTGATATTAAAAAGGCCAAAGGAGAGGTTGACCTTACATTATCAAATCTTAAGGGAAAATATGAGCTTGTTAAACTCAGGAAAAATATTGCAAGAACTCCTATTGGTGAAATCACTAAAAAATCAGTTAAAAGATCTGTAAGGATAGTTGGGGAGGTAATTCAGATTCAACAGACTTCTGGACCGACCATTTTTACAATTTCAGATGAAACCTCCACTACATGGGTAGCTGCATTTGATGAGCCTGGAATTAGAGTATATCCTCACATAAACATTGGTGACATTGTTGAAGTACTTGGTGAAGTCTCCATTCACAGCGGTAAAATACAGATAGAATCGGAATCTATTGAAAAACTACACGGTAAAGAGTCAATTGAAGCAAGAAGGCTTATTGATGAGGCAATTGATGAAAAAGCCATGCCTGAAACAACAGAAATCCTGATTGAAAGTGAAGTTCTGGATAAACTAAGGGGAAGAATGGCTAATGCTGCAAAAGCGATAAGAAGGGCTATTTTTGATGGTAGATCTATCCTTGTAAGACACCATGCAGATGCAGATGGGATATGTGCAGGGGTTGCAATTGAAAAAGCAGTAATTCCTTTAATACGGGAAATAAACCCTGGCAGTGATGCAGAATGGCATTTCTTCAAGAGAGCTCCAAGTAAAGCTCCTTTCTATGAGATAGAAGATGTAGTAAAGGACCTTTCATTTTCACTTGAGGATATGGAAAGACACGGCCAAAAATTACCTTTAATAGTTCTCCTTGATAATGGATCAACTGAAGAAGATATCGTGGCACTTATAAAGGCTAAAATCTACGATATTGAAATTGTGGTTGTTGATCACCATTATCCTGGTGAAGTGGAAAATGAAAGGGTAGCTGTGGATGACTACGTGGACGTACACGTGAATCCGTACCTTGTTGGTGGTAACTCTGAGATAACAGCGGGGGCACTTGCATATGAAGTGGCAAAAATGATAAATCCTGAAGTTAAGGAAAGTTTAATGCATTTACCTGGTATTGCTGCAGTTGGAGACCATGCAAGCTCAGAAGAAGCTGAAAAGTACATAGAACTTGCTGGTGAAAAAGGTTATACAAGGGAAGATCTTGATAAAATTGCAACATGCGTCGATTTTGAGGCATTTTATCTGAGGTTCATGAACGGTAGGGGTATTATAGATACAATTCTGGGCCTTGGAAATTATGATAAGCATGTAAAGCTCATAGGGGCACTTTACAATGAATCTCAAAAGAGAATTAAAAACCAGCTTAGAGCTGCACTTCCTAATCTTAAAACTCAAAAACTCCCTAATGGGGTAATATTCAGTGTTTTAGATGTTGAGAAATATGCCCATAAATTCACATATCCTGCTCCGGGTAAAACCACTGGTTATGTGCATGATACAATGGTTAAAAAGTATGGAGAAGAAACTCCAATTATAACACTCTCATTCGGCCCGGATTTTGGAGTCATAAGGGCAACAGATGCTGTAAATGAAAAATTTGGATTTAATTTAAACACCATTGTTACAAAACTTGCAGAGGGAATTCCTGAAGCTGGAATAGACGGTGGCGGTCACGAATGTGCTGGGTCACTCAAGTATGTTGAGGGGTTATCTAAGAAAGTGCTTGGGGCTTTTGCAGAAGAAGTAGCTGACCTTGGCAAATAA
- a CDS encoding desulfoferrodoxin, producing the protein MTEQNQVYRCNICGNIVNVLHTGVGKLVCCGQEMQLLEEKTTDSGSEKHVPVVEKTDNGIKVKIGSIPHPMEENHFIEWIEIAADGRVYRKMLKPGDKPETEFEMDLEDINVINAREYCSIHGLWKSV; encoded by the coding sequence ATGACAGAACAAAATCAGGTTTATAGATGTAATATATGTGGAAACATTGTTAATGTCCTTCATACAGGTGTAGGAAAACTTGTATGTTGCGGCCAGGAAATGCAGTTACTTGAAGAAAAAACAACTGATTCAGGGTCTGAAAAACATGTTCCAGTAGTTGAAAAAACAGATAATGGAATTAAAGTTAAAATAGGTTCAATTCCACACCCTATGGAAGAAAATCATTTTATAGAATGGATAGAAATAGCTGCAGATGGTAGGGTTTATAGAAAAATGCTTAAACCTGGTGATAAACCAGAAACTGAATTTGAAATGGATTTAGAAGATATAAATGTAATCAATGCCAGGGAATACTGTAGCATTCATGGATTATGGAAATCAGTTTAG
- the rbr gene encoding rubrerythrin, translating to MQKTMENLAKAFIGESQARNRYTLYSKVAKKEGYEQLAEIFLVTADNEREHAKWIMKMIQGLKAESGEPLEEIVVESAAAPVIYGTTVENLKSAIAGEHYENSEMYPEFANTAEKEGLIDISDRLFAIGYAEVHHEERYRKFLEQIEAGTLYKKDKEVEWTCRKCGHVYIGTEPPEKCPSCDHPAKYFEIKCEQY from the coding sequence ATGCAAAAAACAATGGAAAATTTAGCAAAAGCCTTTATTGGTGAAAGTCAAGCAAGAAATAGATATACATTATATTCTAAAGTTGCAAAAAAAGAGGGGTACGAACAACTAGCTGAAATTTTCCTCGTTACTGCAGATAATGAAAGAGAACATGCTAAGTGGATAATGAAAATGATTCAGGGTTTAAAAGCAGAAAGTGGTGAACCTCTTGAAGAAATTGTAGTTGAATCAGCTGCTGCACCTGTTATCTACGGGACAACAGTTGAAAACCTTAAATCAGCAATCGCAGGAGAACATTATGAAAATTCTGAAATGTATCCTGAATTTGCAAATACTGCAGAAAAGGAAGGGCTTATAGATATAAGCGACAGGTTATTTGCAATTGGTTATGCAGAAGTACATCATGAAGAAAGATATCGAAAATTTTTAGAGCAAATAGAAGCAGGTACCCTTTACAAGAAAGATAAGGAAGTAGAATGGACCTGTAGAAAATGTGGGCATGTATATATTGGAACAGAACCTCCAGAAAAATGTCCATCGTGTGATCATCCAGCAAAATACTTTGAAATTAAGTGTGAGCAGTATTAA
- a CDS encoding FAD-dependent oxidoreductase has protein sequence MKKSKYLENMGELKSFWIINTPDTNFNPLKKELSVDVAILGAGIAGITSALLLKEAGLSVALIEAERVIKDVTANTTAKVTAAHNIIYSNLESHFGKDRARIYAEANQKSIDKIESIIKERNIDCDFRRLPCYIYSENPDEIDMLKKEAEAAADAGLQATYVESSPLPFEIAGAVQYENQAEFHPRKYLLNLIDSILDDGSYLFENTRALNVKEGDINEVITDKGSIKAKNVIVATHFPIYDPNRLYSKMYPSMSYALGLYLNEPFPKGMYVSTQPTVTYRSAPSDKGDIVIVSGANHKVGHELDTAESYRKLEKHASDHFDVKSIDYHWSTQDNITIDNVPYIGKIEPKSKGVYVATGFMKWGMTNGTVAAMIISDLILGNENKWSSFFDPSRSMPKLESTKEFIGTNVDVFKELIGGKLSRPSSMDLSMLKEGEGSILTVKGKKVAVSRDENGKLHILSPACVHLGCQVVWNTAEKTWDCPCHGSRYRYDGKVIHAPALGDLPEYKDLEK, from the coding sequence ATGAAAAAAAGTAAATATCTTGAAAATATGGGAGAACTAAAATCATTCTGGATTATAAATACTCCTGATACTAATTTTAATCCATTAAAAAAAGAATTATCAGTTGATGTAGCAATTTTAGGCGCAGGTATTGCTGGAATTACCTCCGCATTACTTTTAAAAGAAGCAGGGTTATCAGTAGCATTAATTGAAGCTGAACGGGTTATTAAAGACGTAACTGCAAATACAACAGCAAAAGTTACTGCTGCCCACAATATCATTTATTCTAATCTTGAATCTCACTTTGGTAAAGATAGAGCACGTATTTACGCAGAAGCTAATCAAAAATCCATAGACAAAATTGAGTCTATTATAAAAGAAAGAAATATAGACTGTGATTTCAGGCGCCTGCCCTGTTATATTTACAGTGAAAATCCAGATGAAATAGATATGCTTAAAAAAGAAGCTGAAGCTGCTGCAGATGCAGGGCTTCAAGCCACATATGTTGAATCTTCACCACTACCCTTTGAAATAGCAGGAGCTGTCCAGTATGAAAATCAAGCAGAGTTTCACCCAAGAAAATACCTTCTGAATTTAATTGACAGTATTCTAGATGATGGCAGCTATCTATTTGAAAATACAAGGGCGCTTAATGTGAAAGAGGGAGATATAAATGAAGTCATCACAGATAAAGGTTCAATTAAAGCAAAAAATGTAATTGTTGCAACTCATTTTCCAATTTATGACCCCAATCGTTTATATTCTAAAATGTATCCCAGCATGTCCTATGCTCTTGGTCTGTACTTAAACGAACCATTTCCTAAAGGAATGTATGTGAGCACCCAGCCCACTGTAACTTATCGATCTGCACCATCAGATAAAGGAGATATTGTTATAGTAAGTGGGGCAAACCACAAGGTAGGACACGAACTTGATACAGCTGAATCTTACAGAAAATTAGAAAAACACGCCAGTGATCACTTTGATGTTAAATCAATTGATTACCACTGGTCTACACAGGACAACATAACCATAGATAACGTCCCATATATTGGTAAAATAGAACCCAAATCAAAAGGAGTTTATGTAGCGACTGGATTTATGAAATGGGGAATGACAAACGGAACAGTTGCAGCCATGATTATCTCTGATTTAATTTTAGGGAATGAAAATAAATGGAGCTCCTTTTTTGACCCGTCTAGATCAATGCCTAAACTTGAATCTACAAAAGAATTCATTGGGACCAATGTAGACGTTTTTAAAGAGCTAATTGGAGGTAAACTGTCAAGACCAAGTTCTATGGATCTATCTATGTTGAAAGAGGGAGAAGGGAGCATATTAACTGTTAAAGGCAAAAAAGTAGCAGTTTCAAGGGATGAAAATGGTAAACTTCATATTTTATCTCCTGCATGCGTACATTTAGGCTGCCAAGTAGTCTGGAATACAGCCGAAAAGACGTGGGATTGCCCGTGCCATGGTTCGCGTTACAGGTATGATGGAAAAGTTATCCATGCCCCTGCACTGGGAGATCTCCCAGAATACAAAGATTTAGAAAAATAA
- a CDS encoding MFS transporter: MENNNNIKLTALIIATLASFVSPFIAAAINIALPAIGSEFQTNAILLSWIPTSFLLASAMFAVPFGRLADIFGMKRVFTYGIITFTIASFLCAVAPSSMFLLAFLVLQGIGSAMIFVTSIAIVTHIFPPKERGKALGITITSVYVSLALGPVLGGIMTQVLGWRSLFLLMIPVGLIVLILTFWKLKGEWALCKGEKFDLPGSVVYSISLFLIIYGFSLLPEVTGAISTALGIIGIISFVILELKTGSPVFEVKLFKNATFAFSNLASLISYSATFAVVFLLSLYLQYIKGLSPGNAGLILIAQPIVMATLAPIAGRLSDKYNPRLIASLGMALTTVGLALFVFLNANTSYEFIIAGLIILGAGFGLFSSPNTNAIMGSVEKRFYGVASASLGTMRLIGQTLSMGTVLIIFALYIGNVQIMPAEYPALLQSVQIVFIVFTVLCFVGIFASLAKSGAVKQ; encoded by the coding sequence ATGGAAAATAACAACAACATTAAACTAACAGCTTTAATTATTGCAACACTTGCGTCCTTTGTTTCACCATTTATTGCAGCAGCAATCAATATTGCGCTCCCTGCAATTGGATCAGAGTTTCAAACAAACGCCATTTTATTAAGCTGGATACCTACATCATTTTTACTTGCATCTGCCATGTTTGCAGTTCCATTTGGGAGGTTAGCAGACATATTCGGGATGAAACGTGTCTTTACCTATGGGATTATAACCTTTACCATCGCATCATTTTTATGTGCAGTTGCACCTTCATCAATGTTTCTCCTTGCATTTCTGGTCCTTCAAGGAATTGGATCTGCAATGATATTTGTTACAAGCATAGCAATTGTAACCCACATATTTCCACCAAAGGAGAGGGGTAAAGCCCTTGGAATAACAATAACATCAGTATACGTGAGTTTAGCGCTGGGCCCTGTCTTAGGGGGAATAATGACACAGGTTTTAGGCTGGAGAAGCCTTTTCCTTTTAATGATACCTGTAGGCCTAATAGTTCTTATACTCACTTTCTGGAAATTAAAGGGAGAATGGGCACTATGTAAAGGAGAAAAATTCGATTTACCAGGTTCTGTAGTTTACAGTATATCCCTTTTCCTGATCATATATGGGTTTTCATTACTTCCAGAAGTAACAGGAGCCATATCAACTGCTCTTGGAATAATTGGAATAATAAGCTTTGTTATACTTGAATTAAAAACAGGAAGCCCCGTATTTGAGGTTAAGCTGTTTAAAAATGCAACTTTCGCATTTTCTAATTTAGCATCTTTGATCAGTTACAGCGCCACATTTGCAGTGGTTTTCCTCCTGAGCCTGTATTTACAGTACATAAAAGGTTTAAGCCCAGGAAATGCAGGGCTGATTTTAATAGCTCAACCTATTGTTATGGCTACTCTGGCGCCTATTGCAGGCAGACTTTCAGATAAATACAATCCTCGTTTAATCGCATCTCTCGGTATGGCACTTACAACAGTAGGCCTTGCGTTATTCGTCTTTTTAAACGCAAATACAAGCTACGAGTTTATAATAGCCGGCTTAATTATACTCGGCGCAGGGTTTGGACTTTTCTCATCCCCAAATACCAATGCAATTATGGGCTCTGTTGAAAAAAGATTTTACGGGGTAGCATCTGCATCCCTCGGGACAATGAGACTAATCGGGCAGACACTTAGTATGGGAACAGTTCTAATTATTTTCGCCCTTTACATAGGAAATGTTCAGATCATGCCTGCAGAATATCCTGCACTTCTGCAGAGTGTTCAGATCGTGTTTATCGTGTTTACGGTGCTTTGTTTTGTTGGTATATTTGCTTCACTGGCTAAAAGCGGTGCAGTCAAGCAGTAG
- a CDS encoding DNA double-strand break repair nuclease NurA — MKSIKEIAEILSRDLSQRELGDPYFNDSDYRSCPLNKEYFHEINSAETDRKIAFVDGGNQELLPSPVYSVQLNRVYFSIFKNNKRIPIKSGVPQRIEFLSYTYSQLEGHDINFETKIRPVKDKFNPYLPDEQDLQANARKENVEAGTQVGMDRMASMARRFAEWKITGHVIESELEPGDIIVRDGSLQTGHQREYKYEEDVFRKAMDNDVIITGLSKTCRLATDTRVSLIDSIQRLADETNIKYDKWCYYPVAWSKDTNREHKAVIMVVKLNKHAHTAFRFEIFKEQAETMSDKEICELISCIADNSKDIKVPGYPYGLIDADLWARVKNEEMEGYKAKLYSELSRMGTWKHVNPLIKIVNTHEKLDGQ; from the coding sequence ATGAAGAGTATAAAAGAAATTGCTGAAATTTTGAGTAGGGATTTGTCTCAAAGAGAATTAGGAGATCCTTATTTTAATGATTCTGATTACAGGTCATGCCCACTTAATAAAGAATATTTTCATGAAATTAACTCCGCTGAAACTGATAGAAAGATTGCATTTGTGGATGGTGGAAACCAGGAACTTTTACCATCTCCAGTTTATTCAGTACAGTTAAACCGTGTTTATTTCAGCATATTTAAAAATAATAAAAGGATCCCCATTAAATCAGGGGTCCCCCAAAGAATAGAATTTCTTTCTTACACATATTCCCAGTTAGAAGGTCACGATATCAATTTTGAAACAAAAATAAGGCCAGTAAAAGATAAATTCAACCCGTATTTACCCGATGAACAAGATCTTCAGGCAAATGCCCGTAAAGAAAATGTTGAAGCAGGAACACAAGTTGGAATGGATAGAATGGCATCCATGGCTCGAAGATTTGCCGAATGGAAAATTACAGGACATGTTATAGAGTCAGAACTAGAACCTGGAGATATTATTGTAAGGGACGGATCTCTTCAAACTGGTCATCAACGAGAATATAAATATGAAGAAGATGTTTTTAGGAAAGCAATGGACAATGATGTAATTATTACGGGTTTATCTAAAACATGCAGGTTAGCTACTGATACCCGAGTTTCGCTTATTGATTCTATTCAAAGGTTAGCAGATGAAACGAATATTAAATATGATAAATGGTGCTATTACCCCGTTGCATGGAGTAAAGATACTAACCGAGAGCATAAAGCTGTAATTATGGTTGTAAAATTAAACAAACATGCCCACACCGCATTCAGGTTTGAAATATTCAAAGAACAAGCTGAAACTATGAGTGATAAGGAAATATGTGAACTAATTTCATGCATTGCAGATAATTCTAAAGATATTAAAGTGCCAGGATATCCATATGGGCTTATTGATGCAGATTTATGGGCCAGAGTTAAGAATGAAGAAATGGAAGGTTATAAAGCAAAATTATATTCTGAACTTTCAAGAATGGGGACCTGGAAACATGTTAATCCCTTAATCAAAATTGTAAATACACATGAAAAATTAGATGGGCAGTAA
- a CDS encoding ATP-binding protein, which yields MTKERGQIIGGGLKDIIIREKNGENLELGELLIVENASQSDERNYTILQVKDIEYKSQAHQSTHELLSGMKLEGYDPDLEFMEPELTNYNLGRAKSLLYVQEKITGGEREYITKSPKRLPNFFSPIKSIEESDLKFLEPKNLENSIYLGDIRSGSTVEEGIKVYIDLIKSLTHHILIPATTGRGKSNLVKVMLWSILDTEGAGILVLDPHDEYYGDSIKIGLRYHPKKDEKLEYYSPDKDNDDAVTLAINVKKIRPYHFSGIGGFSSAQTEAIRTIYNKYKSNWITKIAKGIDRDVLKEMGVHEGTAEVLKRKIETKLGVYSVDIDEDNPAMGKKCIFNSNLFVGGEYGLSTVEDIVRALEEEKVVIIDSSKLSDFEELFIGSIITSNIFNKYKRYNSKELKNKPVISIVIEEAPRVLGQDAIESHGGNIYGTIAREGRKFKIGLIAITQLSSVIPRAILANMNTKIILGNEMSPERSAIINSASQDLSDDERIIASLDKGEAIVSSVFTRFAIPIYTPEFKKYVKEYLDEIPQDKTKDLKTMVIG from the coding sequence ATGACTAAGGAAAGAGGCCAAATTATAGGCGGCGGACTAAAAGATATTATTATAAGAGAAAAAAATGGCGAAAATTTAGAACTTGGTGAACTTTTAATTGTTGAAAATGCATCCCAATCAGATGAAAGAAATTATACTATCCTCCAAGTTAAAGATATTGAATATAAAAGCCAGGCCCATCAATCCACCCACGAACTGCTTTCAGGCATGAAATTAGAAGGCTATGACCCTGATCTTGAGTTTATGGAACCTGAGTTGACCAATTACAATTTAGGACGAGCTAAGTCGTTGCTCTATGTTCAGGAAAAGATAACGGGCGGTGAAAGAGAATATATCACCAAAAGCCCAAAAAGACTGCCTAATTTTTTCAGCCCCATTAAATCCATTGAAGAATCCGATTTAAAATTCCTGGAGCCAAAAAATCTCGAAAATTCAATTTATTTAGGTGATATTAGAAGTGGATCAACTGTAGAGGAAGGAATTAAAGTTTATATTGACTTGATTAAATCATTAACACATCACATTTTAATTCCCGCTACAACAGGTAGGGGAAAAAGTAATTTAGTTAAAGTAATGCTCTGGAGTATTTTAGATACTGAAGGAGCAGGTATTCTTGTTTTAGATCCTCATGATGAATATTATGGAGACAGTATTAAAATTGGCCTGCGGTACCACCCTAAAAAGGATGAAAAACTTGAGTACTATTCTCCAGATAAAGATAATGATGATGCAGTCACATTAGCTATAAATGTAAAAAAAATACGGCCATATCATTTCAGCGGTATTGGAGGGTTTTCATCAGCCCAAACTGAAGCCATAAGAACAATTTATAACAAATATAAGTCAAATTGGATAACTAAAATTGCTAAAGGAATAGATAGAGATGTCCTAAAGGAAATGGGAGTTCATGAAGGGACTGCTGAAGTTTTAAAAAGAAAAATTGAAACAAAATTAGGTGTATATTCTGTTGATATTGATGAGGATAATCCTGCAATGGGGAAAAAATGTATATTTAACAGTAACTTATTTGTCGGTGGAGAATATGGATTATCAACAGTAGAAGATATTGTTAGGGCGTTAGAAGAAGAAAAAGTTGTTATTATCGACAGCTCAAAATTAAGTGACTTTGAAGAACTGTTCATAGGCAGCATCATAACCAGTAATATATTTAATAAATATAAAAGATACAATTCTAAAGAATTAAAAAACAAACCGGTTATCAGTATTGTAATCGAAGAAGCACCACGAGTTTTGGGTCAAGATGCTATAGAAAGTCACGGCGGAAATATTTACGGTACAATTGCTAGAGAAGGCAGAAAGTTCAAAATAGGTTTGATTGCAATTACCCAATTATCCAGTGTTATTCCTAGAGCGATTTTGGCCAACATGAACACCAAAATTATTTTAGGAAATGAAATGTCACCGGAAAGATCTGCAATAATTAACAGCGCATCACAGGATTTATCAGACGATGAAAGAATTATTGCTAGCCTGGATAAAGGTGAAGCTATCGTCAGCAGCGTTTTTACCAGATTTGCCATTCCTATTTATACTCCTGAATTTAAAAAATATGTTAAAGAATATTTAGATGAAATACCTCAAGACAAAACAAAAGACCTTAAAACTATGGTCATAGGTTGA
- a CDS encoding exonuclease SbcCD subunit D, protein MYKFAHIADCHLGAQKYSELKELEIKAFNTCLDTCIKEKVDFIIIAGDLFHSNLPDMSVVKQAVGKLKEVADKGIPVYINYGSHDFSPNETSIIDVITESGLLKKLFNGYVVENEAGEEKLKLKFITDKKTGAKLTGISGRKMGLDDAYYNMLDKKSLEDENGFKIFVFHTSIKNLLPDFLSKMDGIDIKRLPQEFDYYAGGHIHQKICETQLEGYNVITYPGPPFAGYPRDLEISAKGEKRGFFIVEFDEKIKSVNFCEDKNFYELDLAKYDFLSFKADDKNSNQLYDEILEKIRQHDANEKIIILKVKGELAGGKTSDINFHEIKRILKEAGALHVSINHHGLVSKEFTKIRVKGETTEEIEENLLLENIRNIKVGQEELNTKEGAKLAVNLLKTLRKSPKPNEKKTDYKNRILSESLEVLNLESQ, encoded by the coding sequence ATGTACAAATTTGCTCACATTGCAGACTGCCATTTAGGAGCTCAAAAATATTCTGAATTAAAAGAATTAGAAATTAAAGCTTTTAATACATGTTTAGACACATGTATAAAAGAAAAGGTAGATTTTATTATCATCGCAGGGGATTTATTCCATTCAAATCTTCCTGACATGAGTGTTGTCAAACAGGCCGTTGGAAAACTAAAGGAAGTTGCGGACAAAGGAATTCCAGTTTATATTAATTACGGCAGCCATGATTTCAGCCCCAATGAAACTTCAATTATAGATGTAATTACTGAAAGCGGCTTATTAAAAAAGTTATTCAATGGTTACGTTGTTGAGAACGAAGCTGGAGAAGAAAAACTAAAATTGAAGTTCATCACCGATAAAAAAACAGGCGCCAAATTAACAGGAATATCCGGGCGAAAAATGGGACTGGATGACGCCTATTACAATATGCTGGATAAAAAAAGTCTAGAAGATGAAAATGGCTTTAAAATTTTCGTCTTTCACACGTCTATTAAAAATTTACTTCCTGATTTTTTATCTAAAATGGATGGAATCGACATAAAAAGGCTCCCCCAAGAATTTGATTATTATGCTGGAGGGCACATACACCAGAAGATATGTGAAACTCAATTAGAGGGATATAATGTCATTACTTATCCCGGACCTCCTTTTGCCGGTTATCCTCGAGATTTAGAAATAAGCGCCAAAGGCGAAAAAAGAGGATTTTTCATTGTTGAATTTGATGAAAAAATTAAAAGCGTTAATTTCTGTGAAGATAAAAATTTTTATGAACTGGATCTAGCCAAATATGACTTTTTATCATTTAAGGCAGATGATAAAAACTCAAATCAGCTCTACGATGAGATTTTAGAAAAAATAAGGCAGCACGATGCTAACGAAAAAATAATTATCCTGAAGGTAAAGGGAGAATTAGCTGGAGGCAAAACATCTGACATCAATTTCCACGAAATAAAGAGAATTCTTAAGGAAGCAGGAGCTTTACATGTAAGTATTAACCACCATGGGCTTGTTTCAAAGGAATTTACAAAAATCCGCGTTAAGGGAGAAACCACTGAAGAAATAGAGGAAAATTTACTTCTAGAAAATATACGCAACATAAAAGTGGGGCAGGAAGAATTAAACACTAAAGAAGGGGCCAAACTTGCTGTTAATTTGCTAAAAACACTGCGGAAAAGCCCTAAACCTAACGAAAAGAAGACTGATTATAAAAACAGGATCCTGAGTGAATCATTAGAAGTATTAAATCTGGAGAGTCAATAA